In the genome of Botrytis cinerea B05.10 chromosome 13, complete sequence, one region contains:
- the Bcmrpl6 gene encoding Bcmrpl6 yields MLSTARSKGISQVLTSAPSVSIPSFLLPAFPIASRSFSASTCRNSHIGSAVLSIPPEVTFKVIPPPPPARGSAVAGRPVVKIEGPLGKMSMSIEPFIKIEHDENTRKATVRVEDREVKNQRAMWGTTRAYLQNHILGVSEGHNAILRLVGVGYRATVEPASNVTTKTPEFEGQQFVVLKVGYSHPIELPVPRFVKASTPQPTRILLEGPEKEVVLLFAAQIRKWRVPEPYKGKGIFVNGEEIKLKNKKIK; encoded by the exons ATGTTGTCCACCGCTCGATCTAAGGGCATAAGCCAGGTCCTCACATCCGCTCCCTCCGTGTCAATCCCTTCATTCCTCCTCCCCGCATTCCCAATCGCCTCACGATCCTTTTCCGCATCAACATGTCGAAACTCCCATATTGGAAGCGCAGTATTATCCATTCCTCCAGAAGTAACTTTTAAAGTTATACCCCCTCCCCCGCCGGCGAGAGGTTCTGCGGTTGCTGGGAGACCGGTGGTCAAAATTGAGGGGCCATTGGGGAAAATGTCCATGTCAATCGAACCATTTATTAAAATCGAACACGATGAGAACACACGGAAAGCAACTGTCAGAGTGGAGGATAGAGAAGTGAAGAACCAAAGAGCGATGTGGG GAACCACCCGCGCCTACCTCCAAAATCATATACTCGGTGTCTCCGAGGGTCACAATGCTATTCTCCGCCTTGTCGGCGTTGGATATCGTGCCACAGTCGAACCCGCTTCGAACGTGACAACCAAAACTCCCGAATTCGAAGGTCAACAATTTGTTGTCCTGAAAGTAGGATACTCTCATCCCATCGAATTACCCGTTCCAAGATTCGTGAAAGCGAGTACACCACAACCTACACGTATATTGTTAGAAGGGCCAGAGAAGGAAGTTGTGTTGCTCTTTGCGGCGCAAATTAGAAAGTGGAGAGTTCCAGAACCATATAAAGGAAAGGGAATCTTTGTTAATGGGGAAGAGATTAAGttgaagaataagaagatcAAGTAG
- the Bcmet22 gene encoding Bcmet22, producing MSRISAINTSSSHSLSPKRILFASFLIVILASITNKFWPRVTLISRHFSPANIKSLSTASTSKMSNYSKELEVAQLAVQRAAILTKKVFHEKSKGTLSKDDKSPVTIGDFGAQALIIQAIKKNFPDDEVVGEEEASDLRENSQLRDQIWELVEASKLSDPEAEKVLGGPVESVDAMLDAIDAGNSAGGAKGRIWALDPIDGTKGFLRGGQYAVCLALMVDGDVKVGVLGCPNLPVDDSAPLSADAGKDASDDEGKGVLFSAVLGQGATSRPLGTGALGKGQSIQMKPVTDLTQATFCESVEAGHSSHGDQHAIATKLGVTKASVRMDSQAKYGSIARGAGDIYLRLPVSATYQEKIWDHAAGDLIVREAGGQVTDSVGRRLDFSKGRTLAENKGVVAAPTAIHSHVLEVVKEVLGAKK from the coding sequence ATGTCAAGGATTTCGGCCATAAATACTTCCTCTTCCCATTCCCTTTCAccaaaaagaattctattcGCATCTTTTCTGATTGTCATACTGGCTTCCATTACAAATAAATTCTGGCCCCGTGTTACTCTCATATCTCGTCACTTCTCGCCCgcaaatatcaaatccctCTCTACAGCTTCGACTTCCAAAATGTCTAACTACAGCAAGGAATTAGAAGTGGCCCAATTGGCCGTCCAAAGAGCAGCTATCTTGACCAAAAAGGTCTTCcatgaaaaatcaaaaggaaCTCTATCCAAGGACGACAAATCACCAGTTAcgattggagattttggagCCCAAGCTTTGATTATCCAAGCGATCAAGAAGAACTTCCCCGACGATGAGGTTgtgggagaagaggaagctaGTGACTTGAGAGAAAATTCGCAATTGAGAGATCAGATTTGGGAATTGGTCGAAGCTTCGAAACTTTCGGACCCGGAGGCTGAGAAGGTTTTGGGGGGTCCAGTGGAAAGTGTGGATGCTATGTTGGATGCTATCGATGCTGGAAACAGTGCTGGTGGAGCCAAAGGAAGGATTTGGGCGTTGGATCCTATCGATGGAACCAAGGGATTTTTGAGAGGTGGCCAATACGCCGTTTGCTTAGcattgatggttgatggagATGTCAAGGTCGGTGTTCTTGGATGCCCTAACCTTCCAGTCGATGATTCCGCTCCATTATCCGCTGATGCTGGTAAGGATGCatcagatgatgaaggaaaGGGTGTCTTATTCTCCGCCGTATTGGGACAAGGTGCTACTAGCCGACCATTGGGTACTGGAGCACTAGGAAAAGGACAATCTATTCAGATGAAGCCAGTTACGGACTTGACCCAAGCTACCTTCTGTGAAAGTGTTGAAGCCGGTCACTCTTCTCACGGCGACCAACATGCTATTGCTACCAAATTGGGTGTCACCAAAGCCAGTGTCCGCATGGATTCCCAAGCCAAATACGGCTCAATTGCCAGAGGTGCTGGAGATATCTACCTCAGACTTCCCGTTAGCGCGACTTACCAAGAGAAGATTTGGGATCATGCGGCTGGAGATCTCATCGTGAGAGAAGCCGGTGGACAAGTTACCGATTCCGTTGGACGTAGATTGGATTTCAGTAAAGGAAGAACTCTGGCTGAAAACAAGGGTGTTGTTGCAGCTCCAACGGCCATTCACAGTCATGTTTTAGAAGTAGTTAAGGAAGTTTTGGGGGCCAAGAAATAA